From the genome of Streptomyces sp. NBC_01260, one region includes:
- a CDS encoding L-fucose/L-arabinose isomerase family protein has translation MSDDRAAEPGSLLVRTSRRRTRVGLVSGGLGAYWPQFPGLLDRLRESARFVTARLEEMGCEVVDAGFVSDPQESAQAAERLRRADCDLVVTFLTTYLTASMVLPVAQRTHTPVLVIDLQPTEAMDHPNTGTGEWLAYCGQCPLPEVAHVFRRCGIPFRSVSGHLRDENAWGRIRRWIAAAGVRGALRHGRHGLMGHLYPGMLDVSTDMTLVSAQFGGHVEVLEFDDLRVRVAAVTDGETAERITLAREVFTLDGSVDEDDLSWAARVSVGLDRLVADFALDSLAYYHRGLEGEIHERLGAGMILGASLLTARGVPMAGEYELRTSLAMLIADTMGAGGSFTELQALNFRDRVVEMGHDGPAHLAISAKDPLLRGLGVYHGKRGWGVSVEFDVIHGPVTTFGIGQEADGSFVLIASEGEVVPGPLLEIGNTTSRVDFGFDPGEWTDAWSATGIGHHWTLCTGHRAKDFRAAADLLGIAFRTVTGPNAL, from the coding sequence ATGTCTGACGACCGCGCCGCCGAACCCGGCAGTCTCCTTGTACGGACGTCGCGCCGCCGAACCCGGGTGGGTCTGGTCTCGGGCGGGCTCGGTGCGTACTGGCCGCAGTTCCCCGGCCTTCTCGATCGGCTGCGGGAGTCGGCCCGGTTCGTGACCGCGCGGCTGGAGGAGATGGGCTGCGAGGTGGTCGACGCGGGTTTCGTCTCAGATCCGCAGGAGTCGGCCCAGGCCGCGGAGCGGTTGCGCCGGGCGGACTGCGATCTGGTGGTGACGTTCCTGACGACGTACCTGACCGCGTCGATGGTGCTGCCGGTCGCCCAGCGCACCCATACACCGGTGCTGGTGATCGACCTCCAGCCGACCGAGGCCATGGACCACCCGAACACCGGCACGGGCGAGTGGCTGGCGTACTGCGGTCAGTGCCCGCTGCCGGAGGTCGCCCATGTGTTCCGGCGCTGCGGTATCCCGTTCCGCTCCGTCTCCGGCCATCTGCGTGACGAGAACGCGTGGGGCCGGATCCGGCGGTGGATCGCGGCCGCCGGAGTGCGCGGTGCCCTGCGCCACGGCCGCCACGGGCTGATGGGGCACCTGTACCCGGGCATGCTCGACGTCTCCACCGACATGACACTGGTCTCCGCGCAGTTCGGCGGTCATGTCGAGGTGCTGGAGTTCGACGACCTGCGGGTCAGGGTCGCGGCCGTCACGGACGGGGAGACCGCCGAACGGATAACGCTGGCCCGTGAGGTCTTCACCCTGGACGGTTCCGTCGACGAGGACGACCTCTCCTGGGCGGCCCGTGTCTCGGTCGGTCTGGACCGGCTGGTGGCGGATTTCGCGCTCGACAGCCTCGCCTACTACCACCGGGGGCTGGAGGGCGAGATACACGAGCGGCTGGGCGCCGGCATGATCCTGGGCGCCTCGCTGCTGACCGCCCGCGGGGTGCCGATGGCCGGTGAGTACGAGCTGCGCACCAGCCTCGCCATGCTGATCGCCGACACCATGGGGGCGGGAGGTTCGTTCACCGAGCTGCAGGCGCTCAACTTCCGCGACCGGGTCGTGGAGATGGGGCACGACGGCCCCGCCCACCTGGCCATCAGCGCGAAGGACCCGCTGCTGCGCGGTCTGGGTGTCTACCACGGCAAGCGCGGCTGGGGCGTCAGCGTCGAATTCGACGTCATCCACGGGCCGGTCACCACCTTCGGTATCGGTCAGGAGGCCGACGGCTCGTTCGTTCTGATCGCGTCCGAGGGGGAAGTCGTGCCCGGTCCCCTGCTGGAGATCGGCAACACGACCTCCCGGGTCGACTTCGGCTTCGACCCCGGCGAGTGGACCGATGCCTGGTCCGCCACCGGTATCGGTCACCACTGGACGCTGTGCACCGGCCACCGCGCCAAGGACTTCCGGGCCGCCGCGGACCTCCTGGGCATCGCGTTCCGTACCGTGACCGGCCCCAACGCCCTCTGA
- a CDS encoding rhamnulokinase has protein sequence MAVNSFDHPAGDAVFAAVDLGATSGRVMTGRVGPGTLVLTEAHRFANTPVRLPDGLHWDVLALYQGMLDGLRAAGRSGPVASIGIDTWAVDYGLLDADGALLGMPFHYRDERSKGMSERLPDGCVAAELYAVSGLQHLPFNTVFQLLAHRATAQWEAARTLLLMPDLLVHWLTGSVGAEITNASTTGLFDARGGGWSDELIGRLGLARSLFPPLREPGDPAGTLLAHVAEATGLPAGTPVTTVASHDTASAVVAVPAREPDFAYVSCGTWSLAGLELDAPVLSEESRAANFTNERGVDGTVRYLRNIMGMWLLEECRRAWDREAPALGLARLLTDAAAAEPFAAVIDPDDETFLAPGDMPSRIDAYLLRTGQTPPGAPGGYVRCVLESLALAHRRTLRRAAELTGREPTRIHLVGGGSRNELLCQWTADASGLPVTAGPAEATALGNILLQARAHGLVGGLSGLRRLVARTQQLRHYEPRGNGRTWDRAEARLSPGPVPADA, from the coding sequence ATGGCTGTGAACTCATTCGACCACCCGGCCGGCGACGCCGTCTTCGCCGCCGTGGACCTCGGTGCCACCAGCGGCCGGGTGATGACGGGCAGGGTCGGTCCCGGCACGCTGGTGCTCACCGAGGCGCACCGGTTCGCCAACACACCGGTGCGGCTGCCGGACGGGCTGCACTGGGACGTACTGGCCCTGTACCAGGGGATGCTGGACGGGTTGCGGGCGGCCGGGCGCAGTGGTCCGGTCGCCTCGATCGGCATCGACACCTGGGCGGTGGACTACGGTCTGCTGGATGCCGACGGAGCGCTGCTCGGGATGCCGTTCCACTACCGGGACGAGCGCAGCAAAGGCATGTCGGAGCGGCTGCCGGACGGCTGCGTCGCGGCGGAACTGTATGCCGTCAGCGGCTTGCAGCATCTGCCGTTCAACACGGTTTTCCAGCTGCTGGCACACCGTGCCACGGCCCAGTGGGAGGCGGCGCGGACGCTGTTGCTGATGCCCGATCTGTTGGTGCACTGGCTGACGGGTTCGGTGGGTGCGGAGATCACGAACGCGTCGACCACCGGTCTGTTCGATGCGCGTGGCGGCGGCTGGTCGGACGAACTGATCGGGCGGCTGGGGCTGGCGCGTTCGCTCTTTCCGCCGCTGCGTGAGCCGGGCGATCCGGCGGGGACACTGCTGGCGCACGTCGCCGAGGCCACGGGGCTGCCGGCCGGGACCCCGGTGACCACCGTCGCCTCGCACGACACGGCATCGGCGGTCGTGGCGGTGCCGGCGAGGGAGCCGGATTTCGCGTACGTCTCGTGCGGCACTTGGTCGCTGGCCGGTCTGGAACTGGACGCCCCGGTGCTGTCCGAGGAGTCCCGGGCGGCGAACTTCACCAACGAGCGCGGGGTCGACGGCACCGTCCGGTACCTCCGCAACATTATGGGCATGTGGCTGCTGGAGGAGTGCCGCCGGGCGTGGGACCGCGAGGCCCCTGCTCTTGGTCTGGCCCGGCTGCTGACCGACGCGGCCGCGGCGGAGCCGTTCGCCGCGGTGATCGACCCCGATGACGAGACGTTCCTCGCGCCGGGTGACATGCCGTCCCGGATCGATGCGTATCTGCTGCGGACCGGGCAGACGCCTCCGGGAGCTCCCGGAGGTTACGTGCGGTGTGTGCTGGAAAGCCTGGCGCTGGCCCATCGCAGGACGTTGCGGCGGGCCGCGGAGCTGACGGGCCGCGAGCCGACGCGGATCCATCTGGTCGGCGGCGGCTCGCGCAACGAGCTGCTGTGCCAGTGGACGGCGGACGCGAGCGGGCTGCCGGTGACAGCGGGGCCCGCCGAGGCCACGGCGCTCGGCAACATCCTGCTGCAGGCCCGCGCCCACGGCCTGGTGGGTGGCCTCTCCGGACTGCGTCGGCTGGTCGCCCGTACACAGCAGTTGCGGCACTACGAACCACGGGGAAACGGGCGGACCTGGGACCGCGCGGAGGCCCGGCTCAGCCCGGGGCCGGTCCCGGCGGACGCCTGA
- a CDS encoding bifunctional aldolase/short-chain dehydrogenase: MTSATHPEVAALLERAHRIGSDPRNTNYAGGNTSVKAVGADPVTGGGAELLWVKGSGGDLGTLTEPGLAVLRLDRVRALKEVYPGVEREDEMVAAFDFCLHGRGGAAPSIDTAMHALVEAAHVDHLHPDSGIALACAADGEKLTAECFGDKVAWVGWRRPGFQLGLDIAAVKEANPRAVGVILGGHGITAWGETSEECERNALWMIRTAEAFLQEHGSAEPFGPVLPDRVAPSARQRRERAAALAPLIRGLASTDRPQVGHFTDAEPVLDFLSRAEHPRLAALGTSCPDHFLRTKVSPLVLDLPADAPVAEAGARLKELHEEYREAYRSYYERHAVPGSPAMRGADPAIVLVPGVGLFSFGKDKQTARVAAEFYLNAINVMRGAEAVSSYAPIEESEKFRIEYWDLEEAKLRRMPKPKPLATRVALVTGAGSGIGKAIAHRLASEGACVVVADLNAENAAAVAEDLGGADRAVAVTVDVTSEEQIAEAFRAAVLAFGGVDLVVNNAGISISKPLLETTARDWDLQHDIMARGSFLVSREAARVMRAQGLGGDIVYITSKNAVFAGPNNIAYSATKADQAHQVRLLAAELGEHGIRVNGINPDGVVRGSGIFAAGWGAQRAATYGIEEEKLGEFYAQRTLLKREVLPEHVANAVFALTGGDLTHTTGLHIPVDAGVAAAFLR; the protein is encoded by the coding sequence ATGACGTCCGCGACACACCCCGAGGTCGCAGCGCTCCTGGAGCGCGCGCACCGGATCGGCTCCGATCCCCGCAACACCAACTACGCCGGTGGCAACACGTCGGTGAAGGCCGTCGGCGCCGATCCGGTCACCGGTGGCGGGGCCGAGCTGCTCTGGGTCAAGGGTTCCGGGGGTGACCTCGGCACCCTGACGGAGCCGGGTCTCGCCGTACTCCGCCTGGACCGGGTCCGTGCCCTCAAGGAGGTGTACCCGGGCGTCGAGCGCGAGGACGAGATGGTGGCGGCCTTCGACTTCTGCCTGCACGGCAGGGGCGGTGCCGCACCGTCCATCGACACCGCCATGCACGCCCTGGTCGAGGCGGCGCACGTCGACCACCTGCATCCGGATTCGGGGATCGCCCTGGCGTGCGCGGCCGACGGCGAGAAGCTGACCGCCGAGTGCTTCGGAGACAAGGTGGCCTGGGTGGGCTGGCGCCGGCCGGGGTTCCAGCTCGGTCTCGACATCGCGGCCGTCAAGGAGGCCAACCCGCGGGCGGTCGGGGTGATTCTGGGCGGTCACGGAATCACCGCCTGGGGCGAGACGTCCGAGGAGTGCGAACGGAACGCCCTGTGGATGATCCGTACCGCCGAGGCATTCCTGCAGGAACACGGCAGTGCCGAGCCCTTCGGTCCCGTACTGCCGGACCGGGTGGCCCCGAGCGCGCGGCAGCGCCGTGAACGGGCTGCGGCACTCGCCCCGTTGATCCGCGGTCTGGCGTCCACGGACCGCCCCCAGGTGGGTCACTTCACCGACGCCGAACCGGTGCTGGACTTCCTGTCCCGCGCCGAGCATCCGCGCCTCGCCGCACTGGGCACCTCGTGCCCCGACCACTTCCTCCGTACGAAGGTCAGCCCGCTGGTCCTGGACCTTCCCGCGGACGCGCCGGTGGCCGAGGCCGGGGCGCGGCTGAAGGAGCTGCACGAGGAGTACCGCGAGGCGTATCGCTCGTACTACGAGCGGCACGCCGTCCCCGGCTCGCCCGCCATGCGCGGTGCCGACCCGGCGATTGTGCTGGTGCCCGGGGTGGGCCTGTTCTCCTTCGGGAAGGACAAGCAGACCGCCCGTGTCGCTGCGGAGTTCTACCTCAACGCCATCAACGTCATGCGGGGCGCGGAGGCCGTTTCCTCGTACGCGCCGATCGAGGAGTCCGAGAAGTTCCGGATCGAGTACTGGGACCTGGAGGAGGCCAAGCTGCGCCGGATGCCGAAGCCGAAGCCGCTGGCCACCCGGGTGGCGCTGGTGACCGGTGCGGGCTCGGGGATCGGGAAGGCCATCGCGCACCGGCTGGCCTCCGAGGGCGCGTGTGTGGTCGTCGCGGATCTGAACGCGGAGAACGCCGCCGCGGTCGCCGAGGACCTCGGCGGGGCCGACCGGGCGGTCGCGGTGACGGTCGACGTCACCAGTGAGGAGCAGATCGCCGAGGCGTTCAGGGCCGCCGTGCTCGCCTTCGGCGGTGTGGACCTCGTCGTCAACAACGCGGGGATCTCCATCTCCAAACCGCTGCTGGAGACGACGGCGCGCGACTGGGATCTGCAGCACGACATCATGGCGCGCGGTTCGTTCCTGGTGTCACGGGAGGCCGCCCGGGTGATGCGGGCTCAGGGCCTCGGCGGCGACATCGTCTACATCACTTCCAAGAACGCCGTGTTCGCGGGTCCGAACAACATCGCGTACTCGGCGACCAAGGCCGATCAGGCCCATCAGGTGAGGCTGCTGGCGGCGGAGCTCGGCGAGCACGGGATCCGGGTGAACGGCATCAACCCGGACGGTGTGGTGCGCGGTTCGGGGATCTTCGCCGCCGGCTGGGGCGCCCAGCGGGCGGCGACGTACGGCATCGAGGAGGAGAAGCTCGGCGAGTTCTACGCCCAGCGGACGCTGCTCAAGCGCGAGGTGCTGCCCGAGCATGTCGCCAATGCCGTGTTCGCGCTGACCGGCGGCGACCTCACGCACACCACCGGTCTGCACATCCCTGTCGACGCCGGTGTCGCAGCGGCCTTCCTGCGATGA